GCATATgcttattctctctctctctctctcaccatTGATCTGATTACTGCTTGTGTACTATAACCAAATTGGAGCAACCCCTTTTGCATCTGATCCTAGAATCACAAGCCTAGCTACCCGTTTTCTACCTTCTCATGACCTGTAAGTAaaagctttcttctttttgtctttttcttgtTACCCTTTTCCTCACTGCttcaactcaaaaaaaaaaaaaaaaaaggaattgggGGGTTCGGTTTCCTTGTGGAAAACTCTCAAAATATGCTTTGACTTCAGTAGGCCTATTGGGTTGTGGTGTTATGGTATCTCTATTTATTAGTTTCTCATTTTTGTTATGCTTTGTTTTGTTTagtactttttgtttttgttctcttCTTCATGTATATATCTGAGTATGTGtatgttcccttttttttcccctttaatTTTTCTAAGCTATAATTTGTTGAATTACCTTTGCTAAAGGGCGTGTATTTGTGATTGGCATAGGTAATTGGTTGTGAAAAATGACGAGGTTGACTCGTGATTTTGGTGATACAATGCAAAGAGATGCTGTGCCTGCGGTTTCTTCTGATGTTGTGTTTGCTTCTAGTCGGTTTCCTAATTACAGAATTGGAGCTAACAATCAGATAATAGAGACAAAGGATGACCCAAAAGTGCTATCAATGAAGGAGGTTGTTGCACGTGAGACTGCACAGCTGTTGGAACAACATAATCGTCTCTCCGTTCGTGACCTTGCTAGTAAATTCGAGAAGGGTTTGGCGGCGGCAGCTAAGTTGTCTGAAGAGGTTACCCTTCCTTTTGGTCGAAACTCATTTTTTCCCCTTGGAATATAGTTCTTCCTTTTGGAGGGTTTTGCAACCTGAGATTCTTATTGTAAAATGTTTGCAACTGAAATAACCAATGATTATATTCATAGTTTACTAATTGACTGATGCCCCTTTTTTAACTAGCTTTTTGTATGCTGGTGAAGTTCAGGCTAGACTTAGAGAGGCAGCATCATTGgaaaaacatgttcttttgaAGAAGCTTAGAGATGCACTTGAATCCTTAAAAGGGCGTGTGGCAGGCAGAAACAAGGATGATGTAGAAGAAGCTATTGCTATAgttagttcttttttttaaaaagatatatacTTCACATTTATTTCTATCTAACAGATATATGTTCATATTTATTCTGTATGAAGCTGACAGTATAAATATAAAGTCTTGTTTATTCTCTTTAAAAGTCAAATGGGGAGTGTGTATGTGGTGAATGGAAAGGCTTTGAGAATAAACTTGGGAAtactttttactaaattttgCATAAGCTTGTAGAAGAAAATTTTCTATCTAGATAATACTAAATACCTTCATTGCTCCAAtcacagaaaaataattttattttattttaatggaatATTCATCCTGGTGCAAGTTTATTTGTGCATTTGCAATCTTTTTAAGAGATGCAACTATAACTTATTTTGTGCATTCTTCAGGTTGAAGCTCTAGCAGTTCAGTTGACTCAGAGGGAAGGGGAACTAATACAAGAGAAGGCAGAGGTGAAGAAGCTTGCAAATTTTCTTAAGCAGGtgaattaacttattttatgtGGTGATGGAAGAAGTTTTATTAGAgataggaaaaaagaagaaaggagtaAAGAAACATGTTGTTAGTTTATATCTTCTTTATATGCctgcataaaaaaatttcctttaCCAATGCTGAGAGTTTAGATTAATTTATAGGCTTCTGAAGATGCTAAGAAACTTGTTGATGAGGAAAGAGCTTTTGCACGTGCTGAAATTGAGGATGCCAGAGCAGCGGTTCAAAGAGTGGAAGAGGCACTTCAAGAACATGAGAGAATGTCTCAAGCTTCCGGGAAACAGGTTTGTGATATTTACTTGTCATTTGTAATGTTTTATCATGGGGAATTTAGTAATTCATGATTCCATAATGATAAATGCTTCCAACTTAAATAtcatattcttaatttttattttatttttgaattatgcttaagattttattttattttttaaaaattattcttccATGTTTCTTGCATTTATGTTTTCCCTCCCTTCTAGTTTTCCACTCTCCTTGAAAGCCTGGAGCCCTGGACTAAACATGTTACTCTTTTTGGCAATTGTTATTATGTGATACCCTTTAGCTACTGCTTCCCCTTTCTATGCATTGTTAGTAATAATCATTTGAATAACATTTGGCTCTATGGTTAGGACCAGGAGCAATTAATGAGGGAGGTCCAAGAGGCTCGAAGAATTAAAATGCTGCATCAGCCAAGCAAGGTATATATTGAACGCATGCCCCTATTTTGTCTCTCATGTAACTGCTATTTCAAATGCCTTCTCTTTTTCTAGGTTCCATTTGTCTTGGGTGTCCCAGTCTCGTAATTGTTTTCCTGTGTAGAATTGgctttcttcccttattttcttaggcttcatttttctttgttgttaacATTTTATCAAGTTATTTCAAAGTGATGAATACATTGATTGTCGATTGATATGTAGGTCATGGATATGGAACATGAGCTTCGAGCATTGAGGTCTCAACTTGCAGAGAAGACTAGACAGTATCTTCGACTTCAGAAGGAGGTATGCCTGTCATCTTATGCCACGTCGAAAAGATTATTATGTGAAATGCATCCATGGTCAATTCTTTGATATTTTCTCAGCATTATCTGGAAGACTTTAAGCTGTTAGTTTTTTGAGTAGCATGTTATGATGAATCACGTTTGGTAACTTCAATTTGGTTTTATAGTTTGGTTTTTGGTTTGGCAGTTGAGAATCCGTGTTCATAACATGGTTTGACATCATGCACGGATTATGTGGATAATATGCTTTTTCGATTGTTGTGTGTGTATAACAACTATTGGGGCATTTTATGTCATCTATGCTTCAGGTCATGCAGCGAATACTTTCATGCTGTTAAATTCTCTGGCAATACTGAAAATCTGGTCCTAtaattctttcatatttcttttatttttctattagtgatgtaaaaaaaaaaagaaactaaatacAATATGAAAAACATCAAACATGTgaattttcatattcctttgctGCTGTATACGATCGTTAGATAGACTTGGGGGAATCCTCTAATGTCTTACACGGTGTGATGGTAAATTCcatgatgatttttaattatatgaattagAATTTGGGATTTgatgttaaattatatttgtcttAAGTGAATGTTAAGTTTCTTTCCTTAAATGAAGGGCTTTCGTGATTGTCTTCCATTGACCATTATAATCTTCTTTCACTGATTATCCTTGATGCTACTGTTCAGTTAACAAGGACAAAGAAAGGTGGGGAAAATGTTCCACATTTATATGAACTTGAAGGGAATGAAACGTTAGGTTCTTATTTGCAAATTCAACCTTGCTCTGATAATGCCCCTGaagtttcaaaatgttcaattcAGTGGTATCGTGTATCATCTGATGGTGCCAAAAAAGAACTTATCTCAGGTATTGTTCCTGTgtggttttctttttctttttttgttgagtATGCAAGTCAATTGACTCTTGGtttatgcattttttcaacttctgGTTTTATTATGTCACTTCCGGGGTGGGGGTGGGGGGTGGGTGGGGGGCGGATGTGAATAACAGTTTTGGTGACGGCAACTCGATCctgagtatttatagaaaattataaatgacaTACAGGCAGCACTCAAACCCTCACCTACTGATAAACTTGTCAACTTTTTTCATCATAGATGTATGTTCAAACTGATTGCTTGTTTTGTGTATATactaatgaattttttattcatacatCTGACTTGCTTTTTGTGGCTATTATACATCAATGTTAATCAATCAAAATCTTAACTGTCAGTGGGGGGCTTATTATGTAAGCTGTTCTGTTCAAGATACTGGAAGGCTGATTGTTATTAAACATGCCATCCAATTAGttcttcatttttatctttgcttATCATATAATACAACTTTCTCAGGAGCAACAAAATCAGTTTATGCCCCTGAACCTTTTGATGTTGGACGCATATTGCAAGTTGATATTATTTCAGAAAGCGAGCATGTCACACTTTCAACCGCTGGTCCAATAGATCCAGGTCTGGTTTCAATTTGAGTTATCCTCATTTGCATTAGTAGTAATTTACAGGCATCACTTCTATATATTTGTTTCTGTTTTAAACATAAAGTTGTTTTCTTATCAGTTAAGAGATTGAAACGTGTTCTGCAATCATGTCGAGCTTAAATTTCTTTCGTACTCTTATGCAGCTGCTGGTTTGGGAACCTATGTAGAGGCACTAGTGCGCAAACATGACACTGAATTCAACGTATGTTGTTCTTAtccttttaacttttatatagtTATATGAAAGCCTTGTTAAATTGAGCTGTTTTTTTGACTGAAATGTGTATGGTTCCATGGGTTGTTGCTGACTTGCTTCAGTCTTGTAATCAAATTCTTAAAAGTAGTGTTTAGTTTTGATGAATTGCTGTTGTCTTGTACTTTGTTCTCCACATTCCAATATAAAAAGTTTAGAAGTCAAATCTAGTCAGATTCTGTGACAATAATATTGTAGTTGCATTTACTACTTCACAGGTGGTAGTAACACAGATGAATGGTTCACATCATCCAACTGAATCTATTCATGTGCTTCATGTTGGAAAGATGAGGATTAAACTTTGTAAGGGAAAGACAACAATTGCCAAAGAATACTATTCAAGTTCAATGCAGGTATTTCAAATACTTGATGATatctatattttgattttgacaaGCAAAACAATGTTCT
The genomic region above belongs to Glycine max cultivar Williams 82 chromosome 14, Glycine_max_v4.0, whole genome shotgun sequence and contains:
- the LOC100800672 gene encoding stomatal closure-related actin-binding protein 1 isoform X3, with the translated sequence MTRLTRDFGDTMQRDAVPAVSSDVVFASSRFPNYRIGANNQIIETKDDPKVLSMKEVVARETAQLLEQHNRLSVRDLASKFEKGLAAAAKLSEEVEALAVQLTQREGELIQEKAEVKKLANFLKQASEDAKKLVDEERAFARAEIEDARAAVQRVEEALQEHERMSQASGKQDQEQLMREVQEARRIKMLHQPSKVMDMEHELRALRSQLAEKTRQYLRLQKELTRTKKGGENVPHLYELEGNETLGSYLQIQPCSDNAPEVSKCSIQWYRVSSDGAKKELISGATKSVYAPEPFDVGRILQVDIISESEHVTLSTAGPIDPAAGLGTYVEALVRKHDTEFNVVVTQMNGSHHPTESIHVLHVGKMRIKLCKGKTTIAKEYYSSSMQLCGVRGGGNAAAQALFWQPKQGHSFVLAFESERERNAAIMLARRFAFDCNIMLAGPDDRAPLGT
- the LOC100800672 gene encoding stomatal closure-related actin-binding protein 1 isoform X1, with product MTRLTRDFGDTMQRDAVPAVSSDVVFASSRFPNYRIGANNQIIETKDDPKVLSMKEVVARETAQLLEQHNRLSVRDLASKFEKGLAAAAKLSEEARLREAASLEKHVLLKKLRDALESLKGRVAGRNKDDVEEAIAIVEALAVQLTQREGELIQEKAEVKKLANFLKQASEDAKKLVDEERAFARAEIEDARAAVQRVEEALQEHERMSQASGKQDQEQLMREVQEARRIKMLHQPSKVMDMEHELRALRSQLAEKTRQYLRLQKELTRTKKGGENVPHLYELEGNETLGSYLQIQPCSDNAPEVSKCSIQWYRVSSDGAKKELISGATKSVYAPEPFDVGRILQVDIISESEHVTLSTAGPIDPAAGLGTYVEALVRKHDTEFNVVVTQMNGSHHPTESIHVLHVGKMRIKLCKGKTTIAKEYYSSSMQLCGVRGGGNAAAQALFWQPKQGHSFVLAFESERERNAAIMLARRFAFDCNIMLAGPDDRAPLGT
- the LOC100800672 gene encoding stomatal closure-related actin-binding protein 1 isoform X2 — its product is MTRLTRDFGDTMQRDAVPAVSSDVVFASSRFPNYRIGANNQIIETKDDPKVLSMKEVVARETAQLLEQHNRLSVRDLASKFEKGLAAAAKLSEEARLREAASLEKHVLLKKLRDALESLKGRVAGRNKDDVEEAIAIVEALAVQLTQREGELIQEKAEVKKLANFLKQASEDAKKLVDEERAFARAEIEDARAAVQRVEEALQEHERMSQASGKQEQLMREVQEARRIKMLHQPSKVMDMEHELRALRSQLAEKTRQYLRLQKELTRTKKGGENVPHLYELEGNETLGSYLQIQPCSDNAPEVSKCSIQWYRVSSDGAKKELISGATKSVYAPEPFDVGRILQVDIISESEHVTLSTAGPIDPAAGLGTYVEALVRKHDTEFNVVVTQMNGSHHPTESIHVLHVGKMRIKLCKGKTTIAKEYYSSSMQLCGVRGGGNAAAQALFWQPKQGHSFVLAFESERERNAAIMLARRFAFDCNIMLAGPDDRAPLGT